In Candidatus Cohnella colombiensis, one DNA window encodes the following:
- a CDS encoding HAMP domain-containing sensor histidine kinase — protein MNIMKELLLQQFFALMPFVMFNIYYRDKMQNYDRKFIIITSVICLFLSMTFGAGVITGFFYDIRFVIMFFGLIFGGLQTGFILLFEFVLYRIYLGGDGTWPSMITMSIAFPLSILLYKMYQRIHRKSLIILMAGFIISLIPLATVYFHNPEDVTSHLVFHTFAIPIQNAAGIWILIPLFQRAISNKELFIIYAQNEKMEAISHVAASLVHEVRNPLTTVKGFLKLIRESPMERNKVESYIDICTEEIQRTESILSEYLSISKPMTEKREAVDLYLQLQTIIDVMKPYANMYNVNLDMNKTAGPIQILANQDRIKQFLVNIIKNAIEACANVPLGEVNLRLEVINRKAILTIKDNGIGMSQEQVNRLGSIYFSTKTKGTGLGLTFSYQVIHELGGSVSVHSIPQVGTQFSITLPILKDEYT, from the coding sequence TTGAATATAATGAAAGAATTATTGCTTCAGCAGTTTTTTGCCCTTATGCCATTTGTCATGTTTAACATCTATTATCGGGATAAGATGCAAAATTACGATCGAAAGTTTATCATCATCACTAGTGTAATTTGTCTGTTCCTTTCTATGACCTTTGGGGCAGGTGTCATTACTGGTTTTTTCTATGACATCAGATTTGTTATTATGTTTTTTGGACTCATTTTCGGTGGTTTACAGACGGGATTTATTCTTCTGTTTGAATTCGTACTTTACCGCATTTATTTAGGTGGAGACGGAACATGGCCCTCGATGATAACAATGTCAATTGCGTTTCCTTTGTCAATTCTCCTTTATAAAATGTATCAAAGAATCCATCGAAAATCGCTGATTATTCTAATGGCGGGCTTTATCATCTCCCTCATTCCATTAGCTACGGTTTATTTTCATAATCCTGAGGACGTTACATCGCATCTTGTGTTTCATACCTTTGCGATCCCTATTCAAAATGCAGCTGGGATTTGGATATTAATTCCTTTATTTCAAAGGGCGATTTCAAATAAGGAGTTATTTATTATCTATGCACAAAATGAAAAGATGGAAGCGATCAGTCATGTTGCAGCCTCGCTTGTTCATGAAGTTCGAAATCCGTTAACGACTGTAAAAGGTTTTCTGAAATTGATCCGTGAAAGTCCGATGGAAAGGAACAAAGTAGAAAGCTATATTGACATATGTACGGAGGAGATCCAGCGGACAGAAAGTATACTTTCTGAGTATCTTTCCATATCTAAGCCAATGACTGAAAAGCGCGAAGCAGTTGATTTATATCTTCAATTACAAACCATCATAGATGTGATGAAGCCTTACGCGAATATGTACAATGTTAACTTAGATATGAATAAGACTGCGGGGCCAATTCAAATTCTCGCGAATCAGGATAGAATCAAACAATTCCTAGTTAATATTATTAAAAATGCGATTGAAGCTTGCGCCAATGTTCCTCTTGGCGAGGTAAACCTTCGACTCGAAGTCATTAATAGAAAAGCTATACTTACAATTAAAGACAACGGGATTGGGATGAGCCAAGAACAAGTCAATCGCTTAGGATCGATATATTTCTCGACTAAAACAAAGGGTACAGGCTTAGGACTAACGTTCTCTTATCAAGTCATTCACGAATTAGGCGGTTCGGTATCTGTACATAGTATTCCACAAGTCGGAACCCAATTTAGCATCACATTGCCTATCCTAAAAGATGAATATACATAA
- a CDS encoding transcriptional regulator, with product MSGFETKMTQWLCEQLAIEKNPRRREMLQKEIGHGTKEFLRTIWYPAVGNFNHLYAEWEVRDYGNRYRYLDLAYMPGGVKGCIEIHGYRSHARDIEAWRFRDLCKKQAYLVLDDWLFMPVAYLSIEEEPEVIKQMALSFVGKFVSLSTNHSLSWIEAETLRFARGVIRPFHSDELALHLNRSTRQVRRILDKLVKMNVLNVHNGQQRYRTYTVVNNDR from the coding sequence TTGAGCGGTTTTGAGACGAAGATGACCCAATGGCTTTGCGAGCAACTTGCTATAGAAAAAAATCCGAGAAGACGCGAAATGCTACAAAAGGAAATTGGACACGGTACGAAGGAGTTTTTGAGAACAATCTGGTATCCTGCTGTTGGAAATTTTAATCATTTGTATGCGGAATGGGAAGTTCGCGATTATGGCAACCGATATCGTTATCTAGATCTTGCCTATATGCCCGGTGGAGTCAAAGGCTGCATCGAAATCCACGGATACCGATCTCACGCGAGAGATATTGAAGCATGGCGGTTCAGGGATTTGTGTAAGAAACAAGCGTACCTGGTATTGGACGATTGGCTATTCATGCCTGTTGCGTATTTGTCGATCGAAGAAGAACCAGAAGTTATCAAGCAGATGGCTCTATCCTTTGTCGGTAAGTTTGTGTCCCTGTCAACCAATCATTCGCTCAGTTGGATTGAAGCAGAGACTTTGCGGTTTGCGCGCGGAGTTATTCGACCTTTTCACTCTGATGAACTTGCCTTGCACCTCAATCGATCTACCAGACAGGTGAGACGTATTTTAGACAAGCTTGTGAAAATGAATGTTTTGAATGTTCACAATGGACAGCAGCGTTATCGCACCTATACAGTGGTCAACAATGACCGTTAA